Proteins encoded in a region of the Cyclopterus lumpus isolate fCycLum1 chromosome 23, fCycLum1.pri, whole genome shotgun sequence genome:
- the LOC117726242 gene encoding tetraspanin-8-like isoform X1, producing the protein MGKVNVCLKRSYIMVISVIATLSALMLAVTLFTHGRFSRVDDETETMLPGLQLMYSISIITLILAIIGVYGACKEKKWALIMFAVGMILGTLFLIASDIQALAQRPKVAEHLKMHYMMLQNNASGITDDLRDVHIKFQCCGLDQGYLDWGYDIPESCLCTEESTNPCVAAPRNSSLFEHMIDDQPIMIYKESCLPYFIVHVMRVIDATIGIILGVILLWISSVVLCIFILCRLSKKEDVPVVVYSSEAKAGNYTALTDTAEHT; encoded by the exons ATGGGGAAAGTGAACGTCTGCTTGAAACGGAGTTACATTATGGTGATAAGTGTGATTGCG ACGCTGAGTGCCCTGATGTTGGCGGTCACTCTGTTTACCCACGGACGCTTCTCCAGAGTGGATGATGAG ACGGAAACGATGCTCCCAGGCCTTCAGTTAATGTATAGTATTTCCATCATAACTCTGATCCTGGCCATCATTGGTGTGTATGGTGCTTGCAAAGAGAAGAAGTGGGCACTTATAATG tttgcAGTTGGAATGATCCTCGGTACTCTGTTTTTGATTGCAAGTGATATTCAAGCACTGGCTCAGCGACCAAAG GTGGCTGAACATCTGAAGATGCATTACATGATGCTGCAGAATAATGCTAGTGGGATTACTGACGACTTGAGGGATGTACACATTAAA TTTCAGTGCTGTGGACTGGATCAGGGCTACCTGGATTGGGGCTACGACATCCCAGAATCCTGTCTGTGCACGGAGGAGTCCACTAATCCTTGT GTGGCAGCTCCCAGAAACAGCAGTCTGTTTGAGCACATGATCGATGACCAGCCCATCATGATTTATAAAGAG TCTTGCCTTCCATacttcattgttcatgtgatGAGAGTCATTGATGCCACAATAGGCATAATCCTGGGAGTCATATTATTGTGG ATATCGTCAGTGGTGCTGTGTATATTCATCTTGTGTCGGCTGAGTAAGAAGGAAGACGTCCCGGTGGTGGTCTACAGTTCAGAGGCCAAAGCAGGCAACTACACGGCCCTCACAGACACAGCAGAGCACACCTGA
- the LOC117726242 gene encoding uncharacterized protein LOC117726242 isoform X2, which produces MGKVNVCLKRSYIMVISVIATLSALMLAVTLFTHGRFSRVDDEVAEHLKMHYMMLQNNASGITDDLRDVHIKFQCCGLDQGYLDWGYDIPESCLCTEESTNPCVAAPRNSSLFEHMIDDQPIMIYKESCLPYFIVHVMRVIDATIGIILGVILLWISSVVLCIFILCRLSKKEDVPVVVYSSEAKAGNYTALTDTAEHT; this is translated from the exons ATGGGGAAAGTGAACGTCTGCTTGAAACGGAGTTACATTATGGTGATAAGTGTGATTGCG ACGCTGAGTGCCCTGATGTTGGCGGTCACTCTGTTTACCCACGGACGCTTCTCCAGAGTGGATGATGAG GTGGCTGAACATCTGAAGATGCATTACATGATGCTGCAGAATAATGCTAGTGGGATTACTGACGACTTGAGGGATGTACACATTAAA TTTCAGTGCTGTGGACTGGATCAGGGCTACCTGGATTGGGGCTACGACATCCCAGAATCCTGTCTGTGCACGGAGGAGTCCACTAATCCTTGT GTGGCAGCTCCCAGAAACAGCAGTCTGTTTGAGCACATGATCGATGACCAGCCCATCATGATTTATAAAGAG TCTTGCCTTCCATacttcattgttcatgtgatGAGAGTCATTGATGCCACAATAGGCATAATCCTGGGAGTCATATTATTGTGG ATATCGTCAGTGGTGCTGTGTATATTCATCTTGTGTCGGCTGAGTAAGAAGGAAGACGTCCCGGTGGTGGTCTACAGTTCAGAGGCCAAAGCAGGCAACTACACGGCCCTCACAGACACAGCAGAGCACACCTGA